The following coding sequences lie in one Leucobacter allii genomic window:
- the cysK gene encoding cysteine synthase A has protein sequence MARTYDNITQAFGNTPLVRLNRVTEDAGAEVYAKLEFYNPAGSVKDRIGIAIIDAAEQSGALQPGGTIVEGTSGNTGIALAFVGAARGYRVILTMPETMSVERRKLLAAYGAEIVLTEGPLGMKGAVAKAEEIAAATPGAVLAQQFANPANPAIHRSTTGPEIWNDTDGAVDILVAGIGTGGTITGAGGYLKEQNPEIAVVAVEPVDSPLLTEGTAGPHKIQGLGANFVPDILDREVYDEVVDVTLADSIAKARALGTDEGILAGISGGAAVWAATQVAKRPENAGKKIVVIVPDFGERYFSTVLFEDLNV, from the coding sequence ATGGCACGGACGTACGACAACATCACGCAGGCCTTCGGCAACACGCCGCTGGTCCGACTCAACCGCGTCACCGAGGACGCCGGGGCCGAGGTCTACGCGAAGCTCGAGTTCTACAACCCCGCGGGCAGCGTGAAGGATCGCATCGGCATCGCGATCATCGACGCGGCGGAGCAGTCGGGCGCGCTGCAGCCCGGCGGCACGATCGTCGAGGGCACGAGCGGCAACACCGGCATCGCGCTCGCCTTCGTCGGCGCGGCGCGCGGCTACCGCGTGATCCTCACGATGCCCGAGACCATGAGCGTCGAGCGCCGCAAGCTCCTCGCCGCGTACGGCGCCGAGATCGTCCTCACCGAGGGCCCCCTCGGCATGAAGGGCGCCGTCGCCAAGGCCGAGGAGATTGCGGCGGCGACGCCGGGGGCCGTCCTCGCGCAGCAGTTCGCGAACCCCGCGAACCCCGCGATCCACCGATCCACCACCGGCCCGGAGATCTGGAACGACACCGACGGCGCCGTGGACATCCTCGTCGCCGGCATCGGCACGGGCGGCACGATCACCGGCGCCGGCGGCTACCTCAAGGAGCAGAACCCGGAGATCGCGGTCGTCGCCGTCGAGCCGGTCGACTCCCCGCTCCTCACCGAGGGCACGGCCGGCCCCCACAAGATCCAGGGCCTCGGCGCCAACTTCGTGCCGGACATCCTCGATCGCGAGGTGTACGACGAGGTCGTCGACGTCACCCTCGCGGACTCCATCGCGAAGGCGCGGGCGCTCGGCACCGACGAGGGGATCCTCGCCGGCATCTCGGGCGGCGCCGCGGTCTGGGCCGCGACGCAGGTCGCGAAGCGCCCCGAGAACGCGGGCAAGAAGATCGTCGTCATCGTCCCCGACTTCGGCGAGCGCTACTTCTCCACCGTGCTCTTCGAGGACCTGAACGTCTGA
- a CDS encoding MFS transporter, producing the protein MRRARPILPWVVWGVAAVSYAVAIVNRSSLAALGPAAQEHFGIDATTLATFPVIQLVVYAALQIPVGVLLDRIGSTGMILIGGVLMLGGQVIMATVNDVGFAILARVLVGAGDACTFISVMRILPEWFAVRQLPTLSQVTALIGQAGQLVSVTPLAFVVDAFGWASGFLGIAAAGLLLVILGVVVLRDRPGGGTMLERWTGRLGRTSREAESLGAASGTGGGGMPPPSTSMLAVVQAPRGGVAGFWQRTRRLLGMPGVRLAYWVHFSSPFAVNVFLLLWGTPFLTGGVGLSPAAASGLLSLTVVSSMVAGVFLGPLSSRFLERRVWIHVGITCAIALTWIAVLLWPGEPPLWLLILLLVVMPLGGPASMIAFEVSRSHTPRSFSGFGTGLVNTGGFTASLLVILLVGFALDLQGAGSPEHYSLGAFKWAFAVQIPFWLLGITMIVIEQRRTKRWMDDHGRTLR; encoded by the coding sequence ATGCGCCGTGCGAGACCGATCCTGCCCTGGGTCGTGTGGGGGGTCGCGGCCGTCTCCTACGCCGTCGCGATCGTCAACCGCTCCTCGCTCGCGGCCCTCGGCCCCGCGGCGCAGGAGCATTTCGGCATCGACGCGACGACGCTGGCCACCTTCCCGGTGATCCAGCTCGTCGTCTACGCCGCGCTGCAGATCCCGGTCGGGGTGCTGCTGGATCGGATCGGCAGTACCGGGATGATCCTCATCGGCGGCGTGCTCATGCTCGGCGGCCAGGTCATCATGGCGACCGTGAACGACGTGGGCTTCGCGATTCTCGCGCGCGTGCTCGTGGGCGCTGGGGACGCCTGCACCTTCATCAGCGTGATGCGGATCCTGCCCGAGTGGTTCGCGGTCAGGCAGCTGCCGACGCTCAGCCAGGTCACCGCGCTCATCGGCCAGGCCGGCCAGCTCGTCTCCGTCACCCCCCTCGCCTTCGTGGTCGACGCCTTCGGATGGGCGAGCGGCTTCCTGGGCATCGCCGCCGCCGGCCTGCTGCTCGTGATCCTCGGCGTCGTCGTGCTGCGGGACCGGCCGGGCGGCGGCACGATGCTCGAGCGCTGGACGGGCCGGCTCGGCCGGACCAGCCGCGAGGCGGAGTCGCTCGGCGCCGCCTCCGGCACCGGAGGCGGGGGGATGCCGCCGCCCTCCACGTCCATGCTCGCCGTCGTGCAGGCGCCGCGCGGCGGCGTCGCCGGATTCTGGCAGCGCACGCGTCGCCTGCTCGGCATGCCCGGCGTGCGGCTGGCCTACTGGGTACACTTCAGCTCGCCGTTCGCCGTGAACGTGTTCCTGCTGCTGTGGGGCACGCCCTTCCTCACCGGCGGCGTCGGGCTGAGCCCCGCCGCGGCGTCCGGGCTGCTCAGCCTCACGGTCGTATCGTCGATGGTGGCCGGCGTGTTCCTCGGGCCGCTCAGCTCGCGCTTCCTGGAGCGGCGGGTCTGGATCCACGTCGGCATCACCTGCGCGATCGCGCTGACCTGGATCGCGGTGCTGCTCTGGCCGGGGGAGCCGCCCCTGTGGCTGCTCATCCTGCTGCTCGTCGTGATGCCCCTCGGCGGCCCCGCGTCGATGATCGCCTTCGAGGTGTCCCGCTCGCACACGCCGCGGAGCTTCTCCGGCTTCGGCACGGGGCTCGTCAACACGGGCGGCTTCACGGCGTCGCTGCTCGTGATCCTGCTCGTCGGCTTCGCCCTGGACCTCCAGGGCGCGGGCTCGCCCGAGCACTACTCGCTGGGGGCGTTCAAGTGGGCGTTCGCGGTGCAGATCCCGTTCTGGCTGCTCGGGATCACGATGATCGTCATCGAGCAGCGCCGCACGAAGCGCTGGATGGACGACCACGGCCGCACCCTGCGGTAG
- a CDS encoding GNAT family N-acetyltransferase produces MTAPAAPLVGPLVTLRAPRPEDRDPLMAILAEPEVAVWWVGYTPERVQREFIDAPETARIIEVEGECAGAMYVLRGEDPEYPTTVMHIFLGTRFRGRRIGEEALALAIAQEFADGITRVTLDPNVGNAGAIRSYERLGFRTIGVLRDYQVRPGGHLEDALFMDLTRSDFPDGPPLPSRG; encoded by the coding sequence ATGACCGCCCCCGCAGCGCCGCTCGTCGGCCCCCTCGTCACCCTCCGCGCGCCCCGGCCCGAGGACCGCGATCCGCTGATGGCGATCCTCGCCGAGCCCGAGGTCGCCGTGTGGTGGGTGGGATACACGCCCGAGCGCGTGCAGCGCGAGTTCATCGATGCGCCCGAGACCGCGCGCATCATCGAGGTCGAGGGGGAGTGCGCTGGCGCCATGTACGTGCTGCGCGGCGAGGATCCCGAGTACCCCACGACGGTGATGCACATCTTCCTCGGCACCCGCTTCCGCGGTCGGCGCATCGGGGAGGAGGCGCTCGCGCTCGCGATCGCCCAGGAGTTCGCCGACGGCATCACGCGCGTCACCCTCGACCCGAACGTCGGCAACGCCGGGGCGATCCGCAGCTACGAGCGGCTCGGCTTCCGCACGATCGGCGTGCTCCGGGACTACCAGGTGCGCCCGGGCGGGCACCTCGAGGACGCGCTCTTCATGGACCTCACACGGAGCGACTTCCCCGACGGTCCGCCGCTCCCGTCGCGAGGCTGA
- a CDS encoding type IV toxin-antitoxin system AbiEi family antitoxin domain-containing protein, whose translation MSIRPVLEAEGGITRTRVLLERGIPARRIAAAVASGVLRRPRRGWVALPHADPELLRAVEGGVVLSCITQAKRLGLWAFGAEDRTREQPHVVATRSARASAPGCVVHWASPLVPRPPGTIEDSVPNVLQYVAACRPFEQALVVWESALNRRLVELPALARLPFRGQARRLLRESRPFHDSGLESLVGHRLRWLRVRLVPQAHLYGHRVDLLIGERLVLQIDGGDHVGPQRDADNDFDSLLTRRGYYVIRVGYAAVMYRWHEVQTQIMEAVAQGLHRAV comes from the coding sequence ATGTCCATTCGACCGGTGCTGGAAGCGGAGGGCGGAATCACCCGCACGCGCGTGCTGCTGGAGCGCGGGATCCCGGCGCGCCGGATCGCCGCGGCCGTCGCCTCCGGTGTGCTCCGCCGGCCCCGGCGGGGCTGGGTCGCGCTGCCGCACGCCGACCCCGAGCTGCTGCGCGCCGTCGAGGGCGGGGTCGTGCTCAGCTGCATCACGCAGGCGAAGCGACTGGGGCTGTGGGCATTCGGGGCGGAGGACCGCACCCGGGAGCAGCCGCACGTCGTCGCGACGCGTTCCGCGCGTGCATCCGCTCCTGGGTGCGTCGTGCACTGGGCGTCCCCGCTCGTCCCGAGGCCGCCGGGGACGATCGAGGACTCGGTGCCGAACGTGCTGCAGTACGTCGCCGCCTGCCGGCCGTTCGAGCAGGCGCTCGTCGTCTGGGAATCGGCGCTCAATCGGCGCCTGGTGGAGCTGCCGGCGCTCGCGCGCCTGCCCTTCCGTGGGCAGGCGCGGCGTCTGCTGCGCGAGAGCCGGCCGTTCCACGACTCCGGGCTCGAGTCGCTCGTCGGGCACCGGCTGCGCTGGTTGCGCGTCCGGCTGGTGCCGCAGGCGCACCTCTACGGGCATCGCGTGGACCTGCTCATCGGCGAGCGCCTCGTGCTGCAGATCGACGGAGGCGACCACGTCGGGCCGCAGCGCGATGCAGACAACGACTTCGACAGCCTGCTCACCAGGCGCGGGTACTACGTGATCCGCGTCGGCTACGCGGCGGTGATGTACCGCTGGCACGAGGTGCAGACGCAGATCATGGAGGCCGTCGCCCAGGGGCTGCACCGGGCGGTGTGA
- the prfA gene encoding peptide chain release factor 1 has protein sequence MFEQVETLLAEHAQLQEELADPALHADASRAKRVNRRYAELSKIKAAHEHWAQLGDDLEAARELAKEDEAFAEEIPELEQQLAEAQERVRRLLIPRDPDDARDVILEIKGGEGGAESALFGADLLRMYLHYAESKGWKTEMLEKDESDLGGYKNVQIAIKSNASDPSQGVWAHLKYEGGVHRVQRVPVTESQGRIHTSTTGVLVYPEVDEPEEVEINQNDLKIDVYRSSGPGGQSVNTTDSAVRITHLPTGIVVAMQNEKSQLQNREAAMRVLRARLLAKQAEEVAAEASAHRSSQIRTMDRSERIRTYNFPENRIADHRTGYKAYNLDAVMNGALDPVIESCIRMDEEDRLKALGQ, from the coding sequence ATGTTCGAACAGGTCGAGACGCTGCTCGCGGAGCACGCGCAGCTGCAGGAGGAGCTCGCCGATCCCGCGCTGCACGCGGATGCCTCGCGCGCGAAGCGGGTGAACCGGCGGTACGCCGAACTCAGCAAGATCAAGGCCGCGCACGAGCACTGGGCGCAGCTCGGGGACGATCTCGAGGCGGCGCGCGAGCTCGCGAAGGAGGACGAGGCCTTCGCGGAGGAGATCCCGGAGCTCGAGCAGCAGCTCGCCGAGGCGCAGGAGCGGGTGCGACGCCTGCTGATCCCGCGGGACCCCGACGATGCGCGCGACGTGATCCTCGAGATCAAGGGCGGCGAGGGCGGGGCCGAGTCGGCGCTCTTCGGCGCGGACCTGCTGCGCATGTACCTGCACTACGCGGAGTCCAAGGGCTGGAAGACCGAGATGCTCGAGAAGGACGAGAGCGACCTCGGCGGGTACAAGAACGTGCAGATCGCCATCAAGTCGAACGCCTCCGACCCCTCGCAGGGCGTGTGGGCGCACCTCAAGTACGAGGGCGGCGTGCACCGCGTGCAGCGGGTGCCCGTCACCGAGTCCCAGGGGCGCATCCACACCTCGACGACGGGCGTGCTCGTCTACCCCGAGGTCGATGAGCCCGAGGAGGTCGAGATCAATCAGAACGACCTGAAGATCGACGTCTACCGATCCTCGGGCCCCGGCGGGCAGTCGGTGAACACGACGGACTCCGCGGTCCGCATCACCCACCTGCCCACGGGCATCGTCGTCGCGATGCAGAACGAGAAGTCGCAGTTGCAGAACCGCGAAGCCGCGATGCGCGTGCTCCGCGCGCGCCTGCTCGCGAAGCAGGCCGAGGAGGTCGCGGCCGAGGCCTCGGCGCACCGCTCGAGCCAGATCCGCACGATGGATCGCTCGGAGCGGATCCGCACGTACAACTTCCCCGAGAACCGCATCGCGGACCACCGCACCGGCTACAAGGCGTACAACCTCGACGCCGTGATGAACGGCGCCCTCGACCCTGTCATCGAGTCCTGCATCCGCATGGACGAGGAGGATCGGCTCAAGGCTCTGGGACAGTAG
- the thrB gene encoding homoserine kinase, producing MNGAPRSVRVRVPATSANLGPGFDTLGIALAHGDELVATTRSAPGAAVAVTGVGEGEVPTDETNLVVRSAAHVYEQLGREMPGLELAAHNRIPHGRGMGSSGSAIVAGVMIAAGLLESDPEAPLVLSDEQLLAFATELEGHPDNVAPALFGGLTIAWTTGQGPRFKKLIVHRGVAPLVLVPGFTMSTELARSLQPKQVPHEDAVFNVSRSALLVAALTQSPELLLEATEDRLHQDYRGDAMPATRDLIGELRAAGHPAVVSGAGPSILVLANGPAERLAAADLVAERHPEWRVLILAVDTKGATVEAIPAESPRASA from the coding sequence GTGAACGGCGCGCCGCGGAGCGTGCGCGTCCGAGTGCCGGCGACGAGCGCGAACCTCGGCCCAGGCTTCGACACGCTCGGGATCGCGCTCGCGCACGGGGACGAGCTCGTCGCGACGACGCGCTCCGCGCCGGGCGCCGCGGTCGCCGTCACCGGCGTCGGGGAAGGGGAGGTGCCGACGGACGAGACGAACCTCGTCGTGCGCTCCGCCGCTCACGTCTACGAGCAGCTCGGCCGGGAGATGCCCGGCCTCGAGCTCGCCGCGCACAACCGGATCCCGCACGGACGCGGGATGGGATCCTCCGGCTCCGCGATCGTCGCGGGCGTGATGATCGCCGCCGGACTCCTCGAGAGCGATCCCGAGGCGCCCCTCGTCCTCTCCGACGAGCAGCTCCTCGCCTTCGCGACGGAGCTCGAGGGGCACCCGGACAACGTCGCCCCCGCCCTCTTCGGCGGACTCACGATCGCCTGGACGACGGGGCAGGGGCCGCGGTTCAAGAAGCTCATCGTGCACCGCGGCGTGGCGCCGCTCGTGCTCGTGCCCGGCTTCACGATGTCCACGGAGCTCGCGCGCAGCCTGCAGCCGAAGCAGGTGCCGCACGAGGACGCGGTCTTCAACGTGTCCCGCTCGGCCCTGCTCGTCGCAGCCCTCACCCAGAGCCCCGAGCTGCTGCTGGAGGCGACCGAGGACCGGCTGCACCAGGACTACCGCGGCGATGCCATGCCGGCCACACGGGATCTCATCGGCGAGCTGCGCGCAGCGGGGCACCCCGCCGTGGTCTCGGGCGCGGGTCCGTCGATCCTCGTGCTCGCGAACGGACCCGCCGAGCGCCTCGCGGCCGCCGACCTCGTCGCCGAGCGGCACCCGGAGTGGCGCGTGCTGATCCTCGCCGTCGACACGAAGGGTGCTACAGTGGAGGCGATCCCCGCGGAATCTCCGCGCGCCTCAGCGTAG